Proteins encoded by one window of Cannabis sativa cultivar Pink pepper isolate KNU-18-1 chromosome 4, ASM2916894v1, whole genome shotgun sequence:
- the LOC115712274 gene encoding UNC93-like protein 1, with protein MGVEVDQESSTQNDIPTKSLLRYNSPLVQIILIGLVCFCCPGMFNALSGMGGGGQVDPTASDNALTALYTTFAIFGILGGGIYNILGPHLTLLSACLTYVLYAGSFLYYNHHKNQEFAIAAGALLGVGAGLLWAGQGAIMTSYPPPDRKGTYISIFWSIFNMGGVIGGLIPFILNYHRTKATSVNDATYIAFMCFMTVGALLSLAILPPNKVVRDDGTRCSNIKYSNVSTEFVEIIKLFLNWKMLLIVPAAWSSNFFYTYQFNNVNGVLFNLRTRGLNNVFYWGAQMIGSIGIGYMMDFSFKSRRTRGFLGIAVVAILSTVIWGGGLAKQVEYNREDAAKDEFNRLDFKMSGDDFAGPFVLYFSYGLLDAMYQSMVYWIIGTLADDSETLSRYVGFYKGVQSAGAAVAWQVDTHKVSFLSQLIVNWSLTTVSYPLLVILVFFAVKDGNKSEGGDAIVDTPVSNKAILVH; from the exons ATGGGTGTTGAAGTAGACCAAGAATCATCCACCCAAAATGATATTCCAACAAAATCATTATTAAGATACAACTCTCCCCTGGTGCAAATAATCTTAATTGGCCTGGTTTGCTTTTGCTGCCCTGGCATGTTCAATGCCCTCTCAGGCATGGGAGGTGGAGGCCAAGTTGATCCCACAGCCTCAGACAACGCCCTCACCGCTCTCTACACCACGTTCGCCATCTTTGGCATACTCGGCGGTGGCATATACAATATCTTAGGGCCCCATCTCACCTTACTCTCTGCCTGCTTGACATATGTTCTCTATGCAGGCTCTTTCCTTTACTACAATCACCACAAGAACCAGGAATTTGCCATTGCCGCCGGGGCCCTTCTTGGTGTCGGTGCAGGCCTTTTGTGGGCTGGACAAGGTGCCATCATGACTTCTTATCCCCCACCTGATCGTAAAGGGACATACATCTCCATTTTTTGGAGCATCTTCAACATGGGAGGTGTCATTGGTGGTCTAATTCCTTTTATTCTAAACTACCACAGAACTAAGGCTACTTCTGTTAATGATGCTACTTACATAGCTTTCATGTGCTTCATGACCGTAGGAGCTCTTCTTTCCTTGGCTATTTTACCCCCAAATAAAGTTGTCCGTGATGATGGAACTAGATGTAGTAACATTAAGTACTCCAATGTTTCAACTGAGTTTGTTGagatcatcaagcttttcttgAACTGGAAGATGCTTCTAATAGTTCCTGCTGCTTGgtctagtaattttttttacacttaTCAGTTCAATAATGTTAATGGGGTGTTGTTTAACTTGAGGACTAGAGGATTGAACAATGTGTTCTACTGGGGTGCACAAATGATAGGCTCAATTGGAATTGGTTACATGATGGATTTTAGCTTCAAGAGTAGGAGGACAAGGGGTTTTCTTGGAATTGCAGTGGTTGCAATTCTTAGCACTGTGATTTGGGGTGGAGGGCTTGCCAAGCAGGTCGAGTACAACCGAGAAGATGCAGCCAAAGACGAGTTTAACCGGTTAGATTTTAAAATGTCAGGTGATGATTTCGCAGGACCATTTGTCCTGTATTTTAGCTATGGTTTGTTGGATGCCATGTACCAAAGTATGGTTTATTGGATAATTGGAACTCTGGCTGATGACTCTGAAACCCTGAGCAG gtatgttgggttttataagGGAGTACAGAGTGCTGGGGCAGCAGTTGCTTGGCAAGTTGATACACACAAAGTTTCTTTCTTATCCCAATTGATTGTAAATTGGTCACTCACTACAGTGAGTTATCCACTTCTGGTTATTTTGGTGTTCTTTGCTGTAAAAGATGGTAATAAATCTGAAGGAGGAGATGCCATAGTTGACACTCCTGTATCCAATAAGGCCATTCTTGTTCATTGA